From the Paucidesulfovibrio gracilis DSM 16080 genome, one window contains:
- the ileS gene encoding isoleucine--tRNA ligase, which yields MSDYKSTLLLPKTSFPMKANLRQREPEALARWEENQTYARMTESNNGAERFVLHDGPPYANGNIHMGTALNKIIKDIVVKSRNMQGFQAEYVPGWDCHGLPIEHKVEQQLKEKGKTDLPTTVIRRLCREYATKWLDVQRKDFKRLGVLGQWDNPYVTMTPEYEAATARELGRFMAEGSVVRGKKPVHWCCDCHTALAEAEVEYEDHTSPSIYVRFPLKNADLSQICPQADPAATWIAIWTTTPWTIPDNMAVAVHPDFDYVFVQTESGTYILAEELLESCAELFGWNEHGIIKRVKGAELEGLQAEHPIYGRPSPIVLADYVTLDTGTGCVHTAPGHGREDFETGQRYGLEIYSPMDDAGVFRKEVEFFAGLNVWDANPKVIEKLKELGKLLASQKITHSYPHCWRCKKPVIFRATTQWFISMAANDLRERALKAIRNDVRWIPAWGEERIYGMIEKRPDWCISRQRNWGVPIVALICEECDEAWHDPEWVFRIVDRFAEHEHGCDYWFDAPMEEITEGVPVCPKCGARKWKRESDILDVWFDSGTSFAAVCEQRKDVGYPADLYLEGSDQHRGWFHSSLLASMGTRGKPPYKSVLTHGYVVDGDGRKMSKSIGNVVAPKEIIDKYGAEILRMWVASSNYQEDVRLSTETLDRLVDAYRRIRNTCKFLLSVLNDFGPENAVPVKQLLGPDRFLLDVMARRHEEMQQAYTEYEFHKVYHTLHNTCVVELSSFWLDIVKDRLYCESQDGLKRRSAQTVAWQALLTLIRDMAPILSFTAEEAFSHLPQSLKPALPTVFSLRFDPLEAEISDEERSRWELLLELRGEVTKAIEPKRKEGLVGKSLDAKITLYGSNELLDRLDGLDLLEFFIVSRVELQPEANIPKGAYRSEEIEGLGVVVEHAQGEKCQRCWRFDDQLGTNSEYPDVCPRCTAVLTEA from the coding sequence ATGAGTGATTACAAATCCACCCTGCTGCTGCCGAAGACCAGCTTTCCCATGAAGGCCAACCTGCGCCAACGCGAGCCTGAAGCCCTGGCACGCTGGGAAGAAAACCAGACCTACGCCCGCATGACGGAGTCCAATAACGGCGCGGAACGTTTCGTGCTGCATGACGGTCCTCCCTATGCCAACGGCAATATTCATATGGGTACCGCCCTGAACAAAATCATCAAGGACATCGTGGTTAAATCCCGCAACATGCAGGGGTTCCAAGCCGAATATGTTCCCGGCTGGGATTGCCACGGCCTGCCCATTGAACACAAGGTCGAACAACAGCTCAAAGAAAAGGGCAAAACCGACCTGCCGACCACGGTTATCCGTCGGCTCTGCCGCGAGTACGCTACCAAGTGGTTGGACGTTCAGCGCAAAGATTTCAAACGCCTCGGTGTTCTGGGCCAATGGGATAATCCGTATGTAACCATGACCCCGGAGTACGAAGCCGCAACTGCCAGGGAATTGGGTCGGTTCATGGCCGAGGGGTCTGTGGTTCGCGGTAAGAAGCCTGTGCATTGGTGTTGTGATTGTCACACCGCATTGGCTGAGGCAGAAGTTGAATACGAGGACCACACCTCCCCATCCATTTACGTGCGTTTTCCCTTGAAGAACGCCGACCTTTCCCAAATCTGCCCCCAGGCCGACCCGGCCGCCACCTGGATCGCCATCTGGACCACCACGCCCTGGACCATCCCTGACAACATGGCCGTGGCTGTGCATCCTGACTTTGACTATGTCTTCGTCCAGACCGAAAGCGGCACCTACATCCTAGCCGAAGAACTCCTGGAATCCTGTGCAGAGCTGTTCGGCTGGAACGAGCATGGGATCATCAAACGGGTCAAGGGGGCCGAACTTGAAGGACTCCAGGCTGAGCACCCCATCTACGGGCGCCCTTCCCCCATCGTACTGGCTGACTACGTAACCCTGGACACGGGTACCGGTTGTGTGCACACCGCACCGGGGCATGGTCGCGAAGACTTTGAAACCGGCCAACGGTACGGACTGGAAATTTATTCCCCCATGGATGACGCGGGCGTTTTCCGCAAGGAAGTGGAATTCTTTGCCGGACTCAATGTCTGGGACGCCAACCCCAAGGTCATCGAAAAATTGAAAGAGCTGGGCAAACTCCTGGCCTCTCAAAAAATCACCCACTCCTACCCCCACTGCTGGCGATGCAAAAAGCCGGTCATTTTCCGGGCCACGACCCAGTGGTTCATCAGCATGGCCGCCAACGATCTGCGGGAGCGTGCCCTCAAGGCCATCCGTAACGATGTGCGCTGGATTCCAGCCTGGGGCGAGGAACGCATCTACGGCATGATCGAAAAACGCCCTGACTGGTGCATCTCCCGCCAACGCAACTGGGGCGTTCCCATTGTGGCGTTGATCTGCGAGGAATGCGATGAGGCTTGGCACGACCCTGAATGGGTGTTTCGAATCGTAGACCGTTTTGCCGAACACGAGCACGGATGCGACTATTGGTTTGATGCTCCCATGGAGGAAATTACCGAAGGCGTTCCCGTTTGTCCCAAATGCGGCGCTCGCAAGTGGAAACGGGAGTCCGACATTTTGGACGTCTGGTTTGATTCCGGCACCAGCTTTGCCGCAGTATGCGAACAGCGTAAGGACGTGGGATACCCCGCGGACCTGTACCTTGAAGGCTCTGACCAGCACCGTGGTTGGTTCCACAGCTCACTGCTGGCCAGCATGGGGACGCGGGGCAAACCGCCGTACAAGTCCGTGCTCACCCACGGATACGTCGTGGATGGCGACGGGCGCAAAATGTCGAAATCTATTGGAAACGTTGTTGCTCCAAAAGAAATCATCGACAAGTACGGCGCGGAAATCCTGCGTATGTGGGTTGCCTCCTCCAACTATCAAGAGGATGTGCGTCTCTCGACTGAAACCTTGGACCGGCTTGTGGACGCCTACCGACGCATCCGCAACACCTGCAAATTCCTGCTCTCCGTTCTCAATGATTTCGGGCCGGAAAACGCCGTCCCCGTCAAACAGCTGCTCGGTCCCGACCGATTCCTGCTGGACGTCATGGCGCGCCGCCACGAGGAAATGCAGCAGGCGTATACGGAGTATGAATTCCACAAGGTGTATCATACACTGCACAACACCTGCGTAGTGGAGCTTTCCTCCTTTTGGCTTGATATTGTCAAAGACCGCCTCTATTGCGAGTCCCAGGATGGACTCAAGCGTCGCAGCGCCCAAACCGTAGCTTGGCAAGCCCTGCTCACGCTGATCAGAGACATGGCACCAATCCTTTCATTTACTGCGGAAGAAGCGTTCTCGCACCTTCCTCAGTCGCTGAAACCTGCCCTGCCCACGGTTTTCTCTCTGCGCTTTGACCCGCTTGAAGCGGAAATCAGCGATGAGGAGCGTTCCCGTTGGGAACTGCTGCTGGAACTTCGCGGTGAGGTCACCAAGGCCATTGAGCCGAAACGCAAAGAAGGGCTTGTCGGCAAATCGCTGGACGCCAAGATCACGCTCTACGGCTCGAATGAATTGCTGGATCGGCTGGACGGTCTGGATCTGTTGGAATTCTTCATTGTCTCGCGTGTGGAGTTGCAGCCTGAGGCCAACATCCCGAAAGGAGCCTACCGATCTGAGGAAATCGAGGGACTCGGCGTTGTGGTGGAGCACGCCCAGGGTGAAAAATGCCAGCGCTGCTGGCGTTTTGACGACCAACTCGGCACCAATTCGGAATACCCGGATGTCTGCCCCAGGTGTACCGCTGTTCTGACCGAGGCATAA
- a CDS encoding DUF493 domain-containing protein has protein sequence MSETTFDSFRDTLNECHEWPCKYTFKFIGPEACAREAADLFPKESVSKRPSRTGKYIGVTAEITVQCAEDVLDVYRKAHNIKGLICL, from the coding sequence ATGAGCGAAACCACATTCGATTCTTTCCGCGACACGCTGAATGAATGTCACGAGTGGCCCTGCAAATACACATTCAAATTTATCGGCCCAGAAGCCTGCGCAAGGGAAGCGGCCGACCTTTTCCCCAAGGAAAGCGTCAGCAAGAGACCCTCCCGGACAGGGAAATACATAGGAGTCACCGCGGAAATAACCGTGCAATGCGCCGAGGACGTTCTTGACGTATACCGCAAAGCGCACAACATCAAGGGACTCATTTGCCTGTGA
- a CDS encoding putative bifunctional diguanylate cyclase/phosphodiesterase translates to MPSEAGETTYDKAKILIVDDDRVNLKVLEGMLRGLDAEIHLALSGEEALELAMQHHFVLVLLDVMMPGIDGFQTAEQLRSRGGTEDIPIIFVTAISKEQRHVFKGYELGAVDYLFKPVEPEILQSKVRVFLDLYAQRQALQASEERYRTVADYNYDWEIWFSPNDKILYCSPSCERISGYTADEIIDGEDIFRRIILDEDYDSWRHFMADEMRVDGDSFDFRIFRKDGRERWISLVKFDVRKDDGKSLGLRCSLRDITDRKKMEIQLRHQALHDPLTALANRTLLMDRVARAMERANRHEDFHFALVFLDLDRFKVVNDSLGHIFGDSLLVEVSKRLWECVRGMDTVARFGGDEFVLLLEELDAPREAFTVIRRVLDQLREPFLIEGHQVQTTVSIGVVLGAQEDDRPSDLLQKANIAMYRAKESGRDRFDIYNDRMLQRAVDLMHLENDLRKAVQEREFRVYYQPIVSLEHGGLAGFEALVRWEHPERGIVSPGEFIPLAEETGLIIDLGRQVLEESTRTLARWGREHEQAEKLQLSVNISARQFRNNDLVQDVITALQKSGLQPGRLKLEITESTVMDNVETSLLRLQRLKEEGIRISMDDFGTGYSSMSYLQKFPLDQLKVDLSFVRRILDSTENAEIVRAIITLAHSLRMAVVAEGIELEEQADLLHSLHCELGQGYLYSPPVPAKQAEELLLKGIPAARPR, encoded by the coding sequence ATGCCTTCGGAAGCTGGTGAGACGACGTACGACAAGGCCAAAATACTGATTGTTGACGATGACAGGGTCAACCTGAAGGTTCTTGAGGGAATGCTGCGTGGACTTGATGCAGAGATCCATCTTGCGCTTTCGGGTGAGGAAGCCCTTGAATTGGCGATGCAGCACCATTTTGTCCTTGTTCTGCTGGACGTTATGATGCCCGGAATTGACGGGTTTCAGACGGCGGAGCAGTTGCGCTCCCGAGGTGGGACCGAGGACATTCCAATTATCTTCGTTACCGCCATCAGTAAAGAGCAGCGGCACGTTTTTAAGGGGTACGAACTCGGTGCCGTTGATTATTTGTTCAAGCCCGTTGAGCCGGAAATTCTGCAAAGCAAGGTCCGGGTTTTTCTTGATCTATACGCTCAGCGCCAGGCGTTGCAGGCCTCGGAAGAGCGTTACCGGACGGTGGCTGACTACAATTACGACTGGGAAATTTGGTTTTCTCCCAACGATAAGATTCTTTACTGTAGCCCTTCCTGTGAGCGGATCAGCGGGTACACTGCAGACGAGATTATTGACGGAGAGGACATCTTCCGCCGGATTATTCTGGATGAGGATTACGATTCCTGGCGTCATTTCATGGCGGATGAAATGCGGGTGGACGGCGACTCCTTCGACTTCAGGATTTTTCGCAAAGATGGTCGGGAGCGCTGGATCAGCCTGGTTAAATTCGACGTGCGGAAGGATGATGGAAAATCCCTTGGGCTGCGGTGTTCTCTGCGGGATATTACCGACCGTAAAAAGATGGAGATTCAGCTCCGCCATCAAGCGTTGCATGACCCGTTGACAGCGCTTGCCAACCGTACGTTGCTTATGGACCGGGTGGCCCGGGCCATGGAACGCGCCAATCGACACGAAGACTTCCACTTTGCCCTGGTGTTTTTGGATCTGGATCGTTTCAAGGTAGTGAACGACAGCCTGGGGCATATTTTCGGGGATTCGCTTTTGGTCGAGGTCAGCAAGCGGCTCTGGGAATGTGTGCGAGGTATGGATACGGTGGCCCGCTTCGGAGGTGACGAATTTGTTTTGCTTCTTGAGGAGCTGGATGCTCCGAGAGAAGCGTTCACGGTGATCCGTCGTGTGCTGGATCAACTTCGTGAGCCGTTTCTTATCGAGGGACATCAGGTCCAGACGACGGTGAGCATCGGCGTGGTTCTCGGCGCCCAGGAGGATGACCGTCCAAGCGACTTGTTGCAGAAGGCCAACATTGCCATGTACCGGGCCAAAGAGTCCGGGCGGGATCGATTCGATATCTATAATGATCGAATGCTGCAGCGGGCCGTGGACCTTATGCACCTGGAAAACGATTTGCGGAAAGCGGTGCAGGAGCGGGAGTTTCGGGTCTACTATCAGCCGATTGTTTCGTTGGAACACGGTGGGCTGGCAGGCTTTGAGGCTTTGGTGCGCTGGGAGCACCCTGAGCGTGGTATCGTCAGTCCCGGAGAGTTTATCCCCTTGGCTGAAGAGACCGGATTGATCATTGATCTTGGACGACAGGTGCTGGAGGAGTCCACCCGGACTTTGGCCCGGTGGGGCAGGGAGCATGAGCAAGCCGAGAAATTGCAGCTTTCCGTGAACATTTCCGCCCGTCAATTCCGGAATAACGATTTGGTGCAAGACGTCATCACCGCGTTGCAAAAGTCCGGCCTGCAGCCTGGGCGTCTTAAGCTGGAGATCACGGAATCCACGGTCATGGATAACGTGGAAACTTCGCTGCTGCGTCTGCAACGGCTTAAGGAAGAGGGGATCCGTATCTCCATGGACGACTTTGGTACCGGTTATTCGTCCATGAGTTATCTGCAAAAATTTCCTTTGGATCAGCTGAAGGTCGATTTGAGTTTTGTTCGCCGCATTCTTGACTCTACTGAAAATGCGGAAATCGTCCGGGCCATCATCACATTGGCGCATAGTTTGCGCATGGCCGTAGTGGCGGAGGGCATTGAATTGGAAGAACAGGCCGACCTGCTGCATTCCCTGCATTGCGAATTAGGACAGGGGTATTTGTACTCTCCGCCTGTGCCAGCCAAGCAGGCCGAAGAGCTGTTGCTTAAGGGAATTCCAGCGGCTCGGCCGAGGTAG
- a CDS encoding CHASE2 domain-containing protein, with protein sequence MAYQRMVKNPRLRFIVPLVGLVSVLLVAALYVRHPRTLSLIDLRIYDHLLRTNAANTPHPALAIVDIDEDSLRRLGQWPWPRHRIARLVDRLNQAGAVVVGLDILFAEPDRTSPQRILSDLETSFGPYLEETPSIQGVPDILRDNDQLLAQTLATGPYVLGYAFRFDAPAQATQTVSSVPSVGLVTRSLTPQLVMAPEKLLPTAREITPPLAILARAAPASGYFTTRTDPDGTVRRVPLLVRFNGKAYPSLALATLLQASDTQTVILNYSERGTESLAVAGTNIPLGTSANFLVNYRGPENTYPYVSAEAILRGSPEAFQAVNNKIVFVGTSAAGLKDIRTTPFSQNFPGVETHATIVDNILSQDFIRIPPWAPGLEMLALLGCGLLTVVLLAKARAAWLLPPLLGLGVGIWYGADHLFAEYHYFVSPFYPLLCLVLTFTAMTIVKFWREERQKQFIEGAFSHYLAPAVIQRIVKNPNTLTLDGEEREVTILFSDIRNFTSLSEQLPPSQVSELLREYLTPMTRIITERDGTLDKFIGDAVMAFWNAPLNVPLHPQKALDAALTQLQILGKLNQQFEQNFGLRLEIGIGLHSGIVRVGNMGSADLFDYTLIGDNVNLASRLEGLTKYYGLPLLVSEEVAKACENYAAFWEIDRVRVKGRENPLTIYAPISQEDRVKRETELNRYAQAKQYYCNGRFAEAQEAFALLQRDHPDSRLYKILHKRCAELETACPRNWDGVYTHATK encoded by the coding sequence ATGGCGTATCAGCGAATGGTCAAAAACCCACGTTTACGGTTCATTGTCCCCTTGGTAGGTCTTGTATCCGTGCTGCTTGTGGCCGCGTTGTACGTTCGACACCCTCGAACGCTCTCACTGATCGACCTACGAATATATGACCACTTGCTGCGCACCAATGCCGCCAATACGCCGCACCCTGCGCTGGCCATAGTTGATATCGATGAGGACAGCCTCCGGCGCCTGGGCCAATGGCCATGGCCGCGGCATCGCATTGCCCGGCTTGTGGACCGGCTGAACCAGGCCGGAGCCGTTGTTGTTGGGTTGGATATCCTCTTTGCCGAACCGGACCGCACCTCTCCCCAGCGCATCCTAAGCGACCTGGAAACGTCTTTCGGCCCGTACCTGGAAGAGACGCCGTCCATTCAGGGAGTTCCCGACATCTTGCGCGACAATGATCAACTCCTGGCGCAGACGCTTGCTACCGGTCCCTATGTACTTGGCTATGCATTTCGATTTGACGCCCCGGCCCAAGCCACACAGACAGTATCCTCCGTTCCCTCTGTGGGGCTGGTAACTCGAAGCCTGACACCGCAACTCGTCATGGCTCCAGAAAAACTGTTGCCCACGGCCCGGGAGATCACCCCGCCATTGGCCATACTTGCCCGAGCTGCTCCGGCTTCGGGATATTTCACGACGCGCACCGACCCGGACGGCACTGTTCGGCGTGTTCCTCTATTGGTTCGATTCAATGGCAAGGCCTATCCCAGCCTGGCTTTGGCGACGTTGCTCCAGGCTTCGGACACGCAAACCGTCATACTGAACTATTCAGAACGCGGCACAGAAAGCCTTGCCGTAGCAGGAACCAATATCCCCCTCGGCACTTCCGCTAATTTTCTCGTTAATTACCGAGGCCCGGAAAATACCTATCCGTATGTCAGCGCAGAAGCGATCCTGCGCGGCTCTCCCGAAGCGTTCCAGGCCGTGAATAACAAAATCGTTTTTGTCGGCACGTCCGCAGCCGGTCTCAAAGACATTCGTACAACTCCCTTCAGTCAGAACTTTCCCGGAGTGGAAACGCATGCCACCATTGTAGACAACATCCTCAGCCAGGATTTCATTCGTATTCCACCATGGGCTCCCGGTCTGGAAATGTTGGCGTTACTGGGTTGCGGACTTCTGACCGTGGTTCTCCTTGCCAAGGCGCGAGCAGCGTGGCTACTGCCTCCCTTGCTGGGGCTGGGTGTAGGCATCTGGTATGGTGCCGACCATTTGTTTGCCGAGTATCATTATTTTGTTTCACCGTTCTATCCGCTTCTCTGCCTGGTGCTGACCTTTACAGCCATGACCATCGTCAAATTCTGGCGCGAAGAGCGCCAAAAACAGTTCATCGAAGGAGCCTTCTCCCACTATCTTGCCCCCGCAGTCATCCAACGGATCGTCAAGAATCCAAACACGCTGACTCTGGACGGCGAAGAAAGGGAAGTTACGATCCTTTTTTCCGATATTCGGAACTTTACCTCACTTTCCGAACAACTCCCCCCTTCACAGGTGAGTGAACTGCTCAGAGAATATCTCACCCCAATGACCAGAATCATTACAGAACGAGATGGCACGTTGGACAAATTTATCGGAGATGCGGTTATGGCTTTTTGGAACGCTCCGTTGAACGTCCCGTTGCACCCTCAAAAGGCACTGGATGCCGCGCTGACGCAATTACAAATTCTTGGAAAACTCAACCAGCAGTTCGAACAGAACTTTGGACTGCGGCTTGAAATAGGTATTGGCCTACACAGTGGAATCGTCCGTGTAGGAAACATGGGGTCGGCGGATTTGTTTGACTATACCCTTATCGGGGACAACGTAAACCTTGCCTCCCGTCTGGAGGGGCTGACCAAATATTACGGACTGCCCCTGCTCGTCAGTGAAGAGGTGGCAAAAGCCTGCGAAAATTATGCGGCATTCTGGGAAATAGACAGAGTACGGGTCAAGGGCCGGGAGAATCCTTTGACTATATATGCGCCGATTTCTCAAGAGGACAGGGTCAAAAGGGAAACTGAGCTGAACCGATATGCCCAGGCAAAACAATATTACTGCAATGGTCGATTCGCTGAGGCACAAGAAGCCTTCGCACTTTTACAACGCGACCACCCGGATTCGCGGCTCTATAAAATATTGCACAAACGCTGTGCGGAACTTGAAACGGCCTGCCCAAGGAATTGGGATGGCGTATACACGCACGCCACAAAATAA
- a CDS encoding HD domain-containing phosphohydrolase, with product MAPLQNVALVDFIHCLSRTMDLVSKAVVDHHVRVGYFAFRLATDAGFSSGVCRDLLVAGLLHDAGALSLTSRLDALQFEHDGTVHAEAGYRLLRPYPRLRRPAEYVRLHHTSYLDMREMSEVLPGAGILQLADRVDALIDRGGPLHMQIQSIRERIRLQAGRLLDPEHVDLFLSYAPEHTFWTEAERPQERLRSMASSQLPPEMLEPPEVLELSLLFSQIIDFRSRFTSTHSSGVAECATVLARMIGFDDQRLRLMRVAGNLHDLGKLAVPREILDKPGLLDEREWQIMRDHAMYTEQVLADLPGMERIARWAGDHHERLDGRGYPSGLGSDELSLGSRIVAVADVFTALSEDRPYRAGMQQSDVLNVMRDMAGTALDGDVVALLDRNHEEINGLRRAAQQRAARLFSGFDSEVL from the coding sequence ATGGCACCTCTGCAGAATGTGGCGTTGGTGGATTTTATCCATTGTCTGTCACGAACCATGGATTTGGTGAGTAAGGCCGTAGTGGACCACCATGTCCGTGTGGGCTACTTCGCGTTTCGGCTCGCTACGGACGCCGGGTTTTCCAGTGGAGTTTGTCGTGATCTTTTGGTGGCAGGGCTGCTCCATGATGCCGGGGCGTTGTCCTTGACCAGCCGTTTGGACGCATTGCAGTTTGAGCATGACGGAACAGTCCATGCCGAGGCCGGATACCGGCTCCTTCGGCCGTATCCGCGACTGCGCCGTCCCGCGGAGTATGTCCGGCTGCACCATACCTCCTATCTGGATATGCGGGAAATGAGTGAAGTCCTTCCTGGAGCCGGTATTTTGCAGCTGGCCGATAGGGTTGATGCCCTTATCGACAGGGGGGGACCCTTGCATATGCAGATACAGAGTATTCGTGAGCGTATCCGGCTCCAGGCAGGGCGACTTCTTGACCCTGAGCACGTGGATTTGTTTTTATCCTATGCTCCGGAACATACTTTTTGGACGGAAGCAGAGCGACCTCAGGAGCGCTTGCGTTCCATGGCCTCTTCACAGCTCCCGCCGGAGATGTTGGAGCCTCCCGAGGTTTTGGAGCTTTCATTGCTTTTTTCTCAGATTATTGATTTTCGGAGCCGTTTTACCTCGACTCATTCCAGCGGCGTGGCGGAATGCGCTACCGTTCTGGCCCGTATGATCGGATTTGATGATCAACGTTTGCGGCTCATGCGGGTTGCCGGTAATCTGCATGATTTGGGCAAACTCGCTGTTCCCAGGGAAATATTGGATAAACCTGGGCTGTTGGATGAACGGGAATGGCAGATTATGCGTGATCACGCCATGTATACGGAGCAGGTCTTGGCAGATTTGCCCGGCATGGAGCGCATTGCCCGATGGGCCGGGGATCATCATGAACGTTTGGATGGTCGGGGCTACCCCTCCGGCCTGGGGAGTGACGAGTTGTCTTTGGGCAGCCGCATCGTGGCGGTGGCCGATGTATTCACCGCCCTGAGCGAAGATCGGCCGTACCGTGCTGGAATGCAACAGTCCGATGTCTTGAATGTCATGCGCGATATGGCGGGAACCGCCCTGGACGGGGATGTGGTTGCGCTTTTGGATCGAAACCATGAAGAAATCAATGGGCTGCGAAGAGCGGCTCAACAACGTGCGGCTCGGCTGTTTTCCGGGTTTGACTCCGAGGTTCTATGA